The genomic region TAAAACCCTGTTTTTTAATAAATTGAAGATGCTGCTCGAATTCTTGGGGTGTGACATCAAAAAAGACTTGTTTTTTAGGTAAGATGTCGTGATACATCAAGATCGGAACCTTTGCCAATTTTGCCCTTTCGTTGATATTAGGGTAAGGGCTGGAGTTGAAATAGGCAGCTAATTGGGGTCCCAGTTTCAAACTCAGGAACTCAAAGAGTTTGGTTTTATCCTCTGTCCAATTTGTCGTTTGAAGCAACTGAGTTGCCAAGCTAGTTAATTCAGTACCGTAAGGCGAAGCTTGCGGACAATGACTTAAAGACGGCGCTGGTGTTGAGGAATTGTTTTGCTTCTCTTGCGCTTGAGCTGAAGTTGCAAAAAGCAGCACGGGAAAAGTCAGCGTTACTGATAGGAGTAGTTTTGACAGTACGCAACTGAAATATTGAGCAGCAAAAAACAGATATAAGCGAGTTGGCAACATGGGTATTTACAAAAACGGAAATTCTTAGATTCTGAGCCAATAAAGTGTTAGCTAAGTGTAAGCCACGCTCAAAAGCGAGACAATTACACCCTAATAACAATGCTTTAAAAGTCTAATATCTACTGCTTAAGTTCCAGCTAAGGCAGCTTTAAGTTAGTGCAAATGCTGTCTGGGAGTCGGTACGGGCGGGTTTAGAAACCCGCCCGTACGGGAGTCGGGGAAGAGATAACTGATAACTGTTAACTGTCAACTCATTCCCTTACTCCTCATTTAAGTGTCCAATAGTGGCTAAAATGATTAAGCCTGTATCTGGCAAGCTAGAACGCTAATCAAGAGTAATCCTGAAATGGTTGCACGATCGCTGCTCTACGAAGGCAAAGCAAAAATTGTTTACACGACAACAGAGCCAGAAATATTACTGGCACATTTCAAAGACGATGCCACTGCCTTTAATGCTCAAAAGCGAGGCAGTATTGTCGGTAAAGGAGAGATTAACTGCACCATCTCCACTGTGTTGTTTCAGTATTTAGAAAAGCAAGGCATTCCGACACACTGGCTGGAAAGCATCAGTGCCAATCAAATGCGCGTCAGGCGATTGCAAATCTTGCCGTTAGAGGTGGTCGTCAGGAACATTGCCGCAGGGAGTCTCTGTCAACAAACAGGATTACCTCTAGGGACAGTTTTGAAACAGCCGTTGGTAGAGTTTTATTACAAAAACGATAGTTTAGGAGATCCCTTATTGACGAGCGATCGCCTCTTTCTGCTAGAGCTAGCAACTCCAGAACAAGTTAACCAATTACAGCAGATGGCGCTCCAAATTAATCGCTATCTGGGCGAATTTTTTCAGCGTTGCGATCTGACCCTGGTAGACTTCAAGCTAGAGTTTGGTTACGATGCTCAGGGACAGTTACGACTGGGTGACGAAATTAGCCCCGATACTTGTCGCTTATGGGACGTAGCTGAAACAGACCCCAATCGGCGAGTCATGGATAAAGACCGTTTCCGTCGCGACTTAGGCAATGTCGAAACCGCCTACCAAGAGGTGCTGCATCGCGTGCTAGCTCAAGCTGATGGGGGTGGGGAAAGTCGGGAGTAGGAAGTAGGGAGAGCTGAGGGAGTGCAAGGTCGCTGAGGGAGCTGAGGGAGCAAAAAACAACCGTCAACAGTCAACCGTCAACTACCGAATGACAAATGACGAATGACAAACTTTTATTGGTGTGCGGACGTGCTAAATAGGTGAAACAAAATGCGTTTATTTCGTGTATGGGTGGCGATCGCGGCGATCGCGAGCTTTCGGCAAGTCATGCTGGTGCAAATGCCAGCAACATATGCAACTCCTGCCGATCGCACTGTGACAGAGGAGCAAGGAAAACAATTCAAAGTCAAAAGTCAAAAGTTAAAAGTCAAAAATAATTCTGAAATTGCCAGAATTCCGAATTCTCCGACTTCTTCCCGTCAAGTATTAATCGCCAGCTTGAAGGGAGAACGGGCTGTAACAGCAACACCAAAATTAGCAGCCAAAAAATTAGCAGCTAAAGACAGCTTTTCTCTAAAACCAAGTACAAATCGTAGCGAGCGCCATCTGAGCGAGCATGGCGCAGCGGCACTCAAAACGCCAGCGATCGCCCAACTCGACTCGCAGGACGAGACCCCCAGAGGAATTGAAATTCCGATTAACCGCGATCGTCAACCAGCACCGGATTCTGATAATCCTGCCGCACCAACGACAGAACCAGCCACGCCGCCAACAGTACCAGTGCAACCAGCTCCAGGTACGGAATCTCTACCGCAGCAAGAAACACCCAATCGCATTCAAGTTCCCGTGACTCCTAACGGCGCACCTGCACCAGGAAGCGTTCCTAATCAACCAAATCCACCTATTCCTCCATCCACTCCAGCACCAGAACAAATCCAACCGCCAACAGACGCTCTACCACCTACGCCAACTCAGCCAGGAACGCCAGGAGAAACTCAACCCACACCAGAAACTCAACCCGAAGCCGCAGAACCTAGAGTTCTTGTCGCAGAAGTCGCTGTGAGTAGCGAAACTGGCACTTTGACTGAAGAATTACAAAACGAAGTTTACCAAGCAATTCGTACCGCTCCAGGGCGAACGACGACGCGATCGCAACTACAAGAAGATATCAATGCCATTTTTGCGACGGGCTTTTTCGCCAATGTCCGGGCTATACCGGAAGATACACCCTTGGGCGTGCGGGTTGCATATATCGTGCAACCTAACCCAACCCTTCAGCGAGTTCAAATCGAAGCTAACCCTGGTACAAATGTTCCGTCTGTCTTGCCTCCCAAATTAGTTGAGGATACTTTTAAGCCGCAGTACGGCAATATTCTCAACTTCCGCCGCTTGCAGGAAGGAATTAAGCAACTCAACCAGTGGTATCAGAAAAACGGTTATGTCTTGGCACAAGTGATTGCCGCGCCCCAAGTTGCACCCGACGGCACGGTGACGCTCCAAGTATCGGAAGGGGTTGTTGAAGATATCCAAGTCCGTTTCGTGCGGGAAGGCGAAGCGACCGACGATGAAGGCAAACCAATTCGCGGTCGGACGCGAGATTTTATCATCACGCGAGAACTCGCCCTGAAGCCCAATAGCGTATTCAATCGCAACGTGGTTCAAAGCGACTTGCAACGGGTTTACGGACTAGGGATATTTGAAGACGTAAACGTTGCCCTCAACCCCGGTCAAGACCCCCGGAAAGTGGTTGTTGTGCTAAACGTAGACGAACGCCGCAGCGGTAGCTTGGGATTGAGCGGTGGTATTAGTTCTGCCAGTGGCTTATTTGGAGCAGTCAGCTTTCAGCAAAACAATTTAGGTGGCAATAACCAAAAATTAGGGGCAGAGTTGCAGGTTGGTACGGAACGGAGCGAGTTGCTGTTCGATCTCCGGTTCACCGACCCCTGGATTGCTGGCGACCCCTATAGAACTTCCTATACAGTCAACTTATTCCAGCGGCGATCGATTTCGCTAATTTTTGATGGAGATGACGAGAATATCGAGGTAGGCGACCCCGATGATGGCGTGCGTCCCCGCGTGCGGCGACAAGGTGGTGGCGTTACCTTTACCCGTCCTTTGTCTCGCAATCCCTTGGCTCGGTCGGAATGGACAGCATCCGCAGGATTGCAATATCAGCGCGTTTCCATCCGTGATGATGATGGTGAAGTCACGCCAGAAGGCAGATTTAACGGTAGAGAAGATATTCCCTTGAGTTTTTCTGATGACGGTTCAGACGATTTGCTGACCCTACAGCTAGGAGCAGTACGCGATCTCCGAAATAACATCACGACACCTACTGACGGTTCTTTCCTGCGATTAGGCGTAGAGCAATCGATTCCCATCGGTAGCGGTAGCATTCTCCTGAATCGATTACGGGGTAGCTACAGTCAATACATTCCGGTCAACTTTACTAGCTTCAATGAAGGACCGGAAACTTTAGCTTTTAATATTCAAGCTGGAACGGTCATTGGCGATCTACCTCCCTACGAAGCCTTTTCCATTGGTGGTAGTAACTCGGTACGGGGTTACGGAGAAGGAGAATTAGGCAGCGGACGCAGTTTTGTCACTGCTACAGCCGAGTATCGCTTCCCGATTTTCTCAGTTGTCGGTGGCGCTCTATTTGTCGATTTCGGCTCCGATTTAGGGACGGCAGGTAACGTACCTGGAGAACCAGCAGTTCTACTCGATAAACCAGGTACGGGAGTCGGTTACGGTGTAGGCGTGCGAGTCAATTCTCCCTTGGGACCCCTGCGCCTAGACTACGGCTTGAACAGCGACGGCGACAGCCGCATTCAGTTTGGCATTGGGGAGAAATTCTAGGGGTTATGGATAGGAGACAGGAAATAGGAGAACAAGGCGACAAGGTAGACAAGATGGAAGGAGTGAGGAGTGAGGAGCGAGGAGAGAGGGAAAAGCAAGGGAGACAAGGAGGACAAGGGGAACAAGGAGGTAGGGGAGCAGAGGAGAAACTTCCGCTCTGCTCTAAATTCCGAATTTTGAATTCCCCTCACTCCTCGCTCCTCACTCCTCACTCCTCACAACACACTCTCGCAGGTACGATAAGCCAATCGGGAGTAGGATTGCATAGTGGAGAGACCAGCCAAGTTCGCATTTTACCCGCCGCAGTGGGGGAAGGACGCTACTTCGTACGGGTCGATTTACCCACTCAACCCAGAATTCCTGCTCGCGTTGGGGCGGTTAGTCAAACTGTACTTTCGACGCAACTCGAAGCCGGAACAGCATCCGTTCGCACCGTAGAACATTTGCTAGCAGCCCTAGCAGGCAGTGGAGTCGATAATGCCAGAATTGAAATTGACGCGGCAGAAGTGCCGTTGTTAGACGGTTCGGCTCGGATTTGGGCAGAGGCGATCGCCAAAGTTGGGCGATCGTCGCAGCCAGCGCCTACTGTTGTCCCCCAACTACTAGAACCCGTTTGGGTACGCGAAGGCGATACTTTTGTCGCAGCTTTGCCCGCACCAGAAACCCGCTTTACTTACGGAATTGACTTCGAGACTGCGGCAATCGGCAATCAGTGGCATAGTTGGACGTATAATACATCTACATTTGCGGCAGAAATTGCCCCAGCACGCACTTTCGGTTTGGCAACCCAGATCGAATTCTTGCGATCGCAAGGGTTAATTCAAGGTGGAAGTCTTGAAAATGCTATTGTTTGTACCCCCCAATCATGGCTGAATCCACCATTGAGATTTGCAAATGAACCAGCACGTCATAAAATTTTAGATTTAGTGGGAGATTTGTGCTTACTGGGGACATTCCCCAACGCTCATTTCCTTGCTTATAAAGCAAGCCACAAACTACACGTTCAACTTGCCCAACTGCTGGAGCAAAAAATGAAATCATGAAGTTGGAAGTCGGAAGTCGGAAGTCGGAAGTTGAAAGCCATAACTCCCCTGCTCCCTACTCCCTGCTCCCTGCTCCCTTCTCTGCACAGCCCCGATCTTTGAGAAATTCAGCCATGTCAACCCTGATCCAAGTCAATTCCCCAGATTCTCCTGCTAGCGATGATGCTAATCTTCAGCATCTCGACCGTCAAGCTGAAGTTACTCCTACCCCAGAGAAAACAACCCTCACAGTCGAGCAAATTCATGCACTTTTGCCTCATCGCTATCCTTTTGCCCTCGTAGATAGAATTATTGATTACATCCCAGGGAAAAGAGCGGTTGGGATCAAAAATGTGACTTTCAACGAACCTCATTTTCAGGGACATTTTCCCCAAAGACCATTGATGCCTGGAGTTTTGATTGTAGAAGCTATGGCACAAGTCGGTGGAGTCGTGTTAACTCAAATGCAAGAAATGGACGGCAATTTGTTTGTGTTTGCTGGCATGGATAAAGTTAGGTTTCGGCGACAAGTAACTCCAGGAGATCAGTTGGTGATGACAGTGGAACTGTTGTGGGTAAAGCGTCGTCGTTTTGGGAGAATGCAAGCCCGTGCTGAAGTTGACGGTCAACTGGCAGCAGAAGGTGAATTACTCTTTTCCCTTGTAGAGTAATTTAGCAGAAGTCAGAAGTCAGAAGTCAGAAGTCAAAAGGCATTTTCCCTGCTCCCTGCTCCCTGCTCCCTTTCTTCACTGACAACTGATTTTCTAGCGCCTCGATTGGAGATGCATCCTTGAAAACACTCATTCAT from Chroococcidiopsis sp. SAG 2025 harbors:
- the purC gene encoding phosphoribosylaminoimidazolesuccinocarboxamide synthase; amino-acid sequence: MVARSLLYEGKAKIVYTTTEPEILLAHFKDDATAFNAQKRGSIVGKGEINCTISTVLFQYLEKQGIPTHWLESISANQMRVRRLQILPLEVVVRNIAAGSLCQQTGLPLGTVLKQPLVEFYYKNDSLGDPLLTSDRLFLLELATPEQVNQLQQMALQINRYLGEFFQRCDLTLVDFKLEFGYDAQGQLRLGDEISPDTCRLWDVAETDPNRRVMDKDRFRRDLGNVETAYQEVLHRVLAQADGGGESRE
- a CDS encoding BamA/TamA family outer membrane protein, translated to MRLFRVWVAIAAIASFRQVMLVQMPATYATPADRTVTEEQGKQFKVKSQKLKVKNNSEIARIPNSPTSSRQVLIASLKGERAVTATPKLAAKKLAAKDSFSLKPSTNRSERHLSEHGAAALKTPAIAQLDSQDETPRGIEIPINRDRQPAPDSDNPAAPTTEPATPPTVPVQPAPGTESLPQQETPNRIQVPVTPNGAPAPGSVPNQPNPPIPPSTPAPEQIQPPTDALPPTPTQPGTPGETQPTPETQPEAAEPRVLVAEVAVSSETGTLTEELQNEVYQAIRTAPGRTTTRSQLQEDINAIFATGFFANVRAIPEDTPLGVRVAYIVQPNPTLQRVQIEANPGTNVPSVLPPKLVEDTFKPQYGNILNFRRLQEGIKQLNQWYQKNGYVLAQVIAAPQVAPDGTVTLQVSEGVVEDIQVRFVREGEATDDEGKPIRGRTRDFIITRELALKPNSVFNRNVVQSDLQRVYGLGIFEDVNVALNPGQDPRKVVVVLNVDERRSGSLGLSGGISSASGLFGAVSFQQNNLGGNNQKLGAELQVGTERSELLFDLRFTDPWIAGDPYRTSYTVNLFQRRSISLIFDGDDENIEVGDPDDGVRPRVRRQGGGVTFTRPLSRNPLARSEWTASAGLQYQRVSIRDDDGEVTPEGRFNGREDIPLSFSDDGSDDLLTLQLGAVRDLRNNITTPTDGSFLRLGVEQSIPIGSGSILLNRLRGSYSQYIPVNFTSFNEGPETLAFNIQAGTVIGDLPPYEAFSIGGSNSVRGYGEGELGSGRSFVTATAEYRFPIFSVVGGALFVDFGSDLGTAGNVPGEPAVLLDKPGTGVGYGVGVRVNSPLGPLRLDYGLNSDGDSRIQFGIGEKF
- the lpxC gene encoding UDP-3-O-acyl-N-acetylglucosamine deacetylase, which codes for MDRRQEIGEQGDKVDKMEGVRSEERGEREKQGRQGGQGEQGGRGAEEKLPLCSKFRILNSPHSSLLTPHSSQHTLAGTISQSGVGLHSGETSQVRILPAAVGEGRYFVRVDLPTQPRIPARVGAVSQTVLSTQLEAGTASVRTVEHLLAALAGSGVDNARIEIDAAEVPLLDGSARIWAEAIAKVGRSSQPAPTVVPQLLEPVWVREGDTFVAALPAPETRFTYGIDFETAAIGNQWHSWTYNTSTFAAEIAPARTFGLATQIEFLRSQGLIQGGSLENAIVCTPQSWLNPPLRFANEPARHKILDLVGDLCLLGTFPNAHFLAYKASHKLHVQLAQLLEQKMKS
- the fabZ gene encoding 3-hydroxyacyl-ACP dehydratase FabZ — protein: MSTLIQVNSPDSPASDDANLQHLDRQAEVTPTPEKTTLTVEQIHALLPHRYPFALVDRIIDYIPGKRAVGIKNVTFNEPHFQGHFPQRPLMPGVLIVEAMAQVGGVVLTQMQEMDGNLFVFAGMDKVRFRRQVTPGDQLVMTVELLWVKRRRFGRMQARAEVDGQLAAEGELLFSLVE